From Paenibacillus sp. PL2-23:
AAGAACGTATATTCGATGACAACCTATTGTCTAATCATTATGTTTTAATTTAATCAGCAGCTATTAACGATGGAGGGATCAGGTATGGCATTTCTGAAATGCTCGGAATGCACCAATATGCTAAAGGCAATTCAAATTTCTAATAAAATCAGCCAAGTTGGGGAGCAACGATTACTTGAATATTCGCCAACCGGGATTAAATGCTCAGACTGGACTCCCGTAATTGAAAACCTCCGAGGATTCGCAGAAGGAATTTACTGTCCGTCTTGTTTTGCTATCGTTCCTCTAGAGAAAGAAGAATTTGCACTATGTGAGGATAACCGAATTCCTGGCGTCGTAAGTCATGACTTTTCATCAGAAGATGTACTGGATAAGCTGAAGAAGTTGGCCGAGGAAGAGGCCGCTGAGATTTATGTACATACACTTCCTGCCAAAGAAGCAACTTTTGCAGATATTCCTGAATCTACACCGGAGCCCATTAAGGACGCCTTGCATCGAATGGGAATTAAGCAGTTATATTCACACCAAGCAGAAACGGCCGATGCAGTCCATTCTGGTTCTAATGTTGTCTTGGTCACTTCAACATCATCCGGAAAGACGTTGTCCTATAACCTGCCGATTCTGAGTCGTTTATATAACCATCCCGAAGAACGTGCATTATACATATTTCCAACAAAAGCGCTAGCAAATGATCAGTTGGATCAAATTAGGCGTTTTGGCTTGCAACTGACGGAGAATCCTTCTTCCCTGGATGAGTGGTTTGAGACCCAGTTGCATTTGGGAGATCGTCTGATTCATATTGGTCGGCTGGATGGGGATACCGAGAATGGGCCGCGGCAGCGAATCATGGAAAAAGCACAGGTATGGATGACGAATCCGGATATGATTCATTACTCCATTCTCGGGCAAGTTCAGAAGGTGAAGTATGCGACCGCGCACCACATTCGAAATTATCTGCGGAATCTCAAATTTATTGTGCTTGATGAGATGCATATGTACCGCGGCACATTCGGAAGTCATGTCGCATTAGTACTCAGACGCCTGCTTAAGGTTTGCCGAGAGCTTGGTAATGCACACAAAATCCAGATTATCACGAGCTCAGCAACGATTGAGAACCCTGCTAGATTAGCAGAGGATCTTACGGGGCTAAGAGGCTTTACCCTCATTAATACAGATGGTTCCGCCCATCAGAAGAAGGGAATCGTCCTCTGGAATCCTGGCATGTCTGCCGACGAACAAGTCCGCCGCGCGCCTTCTACCGATGCGATTACGATGGCGAAACAAATTATGACTGTGGATCAGAAGGTGATTAAGAGCATTATTTTTCAGCCTTCTCGCAGCCAGACGATGGTATTTACCCGTTATATCAAAGACGTATTGCGCCAGCCTCTCCGACTACCTAAGGAGAAAGTGGACGGAGAGAAACTCGCTGCTTTTTATACTGGAATCCTACCGAATGATACCCGGAAACGAATTATTGAGCGGCTCAAGTCCCACGATATTCATGTCATTATTACGACCAATGCCCTTGAAGTCGGGATTGATATCGGTGATCTGAGTCTCGCCGTTCTTGTTGGTTATCCCGGATCGAAAGCGGCATTCTCCCAACAGATTGGGCGCGTAGGCCGCAAAGGCGAGGGAGTCGCTGTCTTGATCCTGCAGGACGAACCGCTTCAGCAGTATTACATGCGAAACCCACTGGAGTTTATTCACAAGGCTCCGGAGGTAGTTCGAATTAATCCAACAAATTACAAGTTGTTGGCTTTGCATATTCCTCTACTGAGAGAAGAGCTCGGGAGAGAAGTCACGAAGGAAGACTTGCAGAACATGTTCCCTGGATTAGTTGAAGACTATATCGAGACTGTTCTCCA
This genomic window contains:
- a CDS encoding DEAD/DEAH box helicase, with product MAFLKCSECTNMLKAIQISNKISQVGEQRLLEYSPTGIKCSDWTPVIENLRGFAEGIYCPSCFAIVPLEKEEFALCEDNRIPGVVSHDFSSEDVLDKLKKLAEEEAAEIYVHTLPAKEATFADIPESTPEPIKDALHRMGIKQLYSHQAETADAVHSGSNVVLVTSTSSGKTLSYNLPILSRLYNHPEERALYIFPTKALANDQLDQIRRFGLQLTENPSSLDEWFETQLHLGDRLIHIGRLDGDTENGPRQRIMEKAQVWMTNPDMIHYSILGQVQKVKYATAHHIRNYLRNLKFIVLDEMHMYRGTFGSHVALVLRRLLKVCRELGNAHKIQIITSSATIENPARLAEDLTGLRGFTLINTDGSAHQKKGIVLWNPGMSADEQVRRAPSTDAITMAKQIMTVDQKVIKSIIFQPSRSQTMVFTRYIKDVLRQPLRLPKEKVDGEKLAAFYTGILPNDTRKRIIERLKSHDIHVIITTNALEVGIDIGDLSLAVLVGYPGSKAAFSQQIGRVGRKGEGVAVLILQDEPLQQYYMRNPLEFIHKAPEVVRINPTNYKLLALHIPLLREELGREVTKEDLQNMFPGLVEDYIETVLQVAASANQEEVVDKKFSLRSISGQNYSVTIRGQDQTIVDGLDEWSALRDFHEGAIYWTPGEKGYRVDSINRRKGEIILLPIQELTYYTQSTYRDAIDIMQTYQKQNIEGIDMAYGELEIKRSVFGYKKVYFGQKHESEQVQLDHPSVTRFTPEGMWVTLTDSQWGHLKNNILEWVNEGRSLDLLAEGSLHAAGHAMTSVIPDLIICDANDFTGFSASGMTAFANRSVIGFYGENGSGLGTIEAIYVKLPQVLRKALELIESCPCAEGCPSCVQLPGKGNIELFKPGAKMLLKILIEGID